The genomic interval ctggttttaaaaataaaaatgtgtttcacgtgtgaatattttaacacccttggcggactcggttagatgcctcggccaaggtatccccgaggattagttttggcttgagccttgttttaataaaagacataagccttaacaactgttttggtaaattacaaatattttatggtttaagaaataaattgaaaacattatgaaatgggttgaaatttgttgtttaaacttgcctccattttactcgcctttagatatttatgataatgtctgtttactcattgggattgcaaaatctcacccaactcctttccacccatttcaggttcagtatagactgtagatagctgatctcatcgaggactaccattggatctgcattttccaaaccgtaggttcacagtcctctttacttttgtttattcgggggccctcttgttattgtaaattaaattaaatattttggcttactgtatttcagtatgtataaatttatttagcttttacgctataaaaattattcacgtataactctataaatattgttttataagaaaatagaatattttccttaatatttcttttattttcttattatattcaaataaccgtaatttcgttttaaatgaagattttagacttttaaactcattttgaatatgaattatgtgttttgtacttgtatattacgttttagccagtttcgaaatttttgagaaaaaaatgaccaaaatacccctgtgttgcgaaaattttattttgattgtttttgatctaaaatagtatatattttctaaaaactcgatatttaacaatgattgctcacaggaaatgaaagaaactgatatgtaagccttgcggggttccggttggcattctggataatgagtatcaatcgggacgtcgcgacgattgtcatgggcctgagggaggttccgggtcgtgacaaatatagtaaaaatgttaaaaattaagtaatgaaaatgaataaactgACTAACCTATTGTTGTTCATGGATCTAAGACTAAGACTAAAGTAGCAACTGCCATCACTAACATTTTATCAATGATTTGTGGAATAAATCCAAGGTGCCCCCAACTTTAGAAATCTCTCAAGTTCAAACTTAGCCATATCCAAGAAAAAAACATATgagggaaaaagaaagcttCAAACATTTGAAAATAAGTAGAACTAATATTTATGATTAAGATAACGTTTACATAATCTGGTATCATTCATCATCTATtgcttaaatattttaaatactgtcattcatcattcatcatataaaatttatatacaaaatatGGTTTAGAAGCCAACCATACAAAATCAATCCCACCTAGCTACAAGATCCTAGCTAGAAGGTCCTAGAAAGTTACAATTTCAATCACTTACCTTGTGATTAAGTTTCAAGCTTGTCAATCAACCTCACAACTTACCATATTGCAATTATAAGGTCCTAAAAAGTTTCAATTTCATTAACTATCTTTCTAAAAAAGTTTCAATTTGGTCAATGAACCCCATAGTTAGCATCAACGTCAACCACAAGCGTCAAAAAGTTACAATTTTATTAACTTAGCTTCACAAAAAGCTTCAAACCAATTCGAGCTCAATGGTCAGCAAGAAACTTCCTTAACCATCCAAGTTTTCGATTAGATGTAAGACTACAACCCACAAACATATGATTTAGAAAATCGAGAAGTTTTATTCAAGCAAAATCCATTTCCATATTTGTCAATCCCTCTGCTTGACTTAAAATCCCATCCAACTCTTGCCAAACTTCTTTCTAGcctcttttatattttcaccTAATATCATGACTGTAGTAATAATTAATTCTAATACAATGGGATGTAATTGGAGTTGATGTTTAAGGTTGAATATTGGGGAAATCCCCTTTGTCCCATATCTACTTACGTTTTTATCTTCAATTTCCTCATTTATCCCATCGTTACATTCTTGCATTTCTTCGAGGATATCTATTGCAGTttgtgcattttttttcttgttgcacGATCTCTTACATAAATATCACTAAGCTCATTAAGGAAGGGGCACTCAAGCATTTGGCTTATTAGTTGGTGCGTAATCTTCTTGCTAAAAAAACAGAATTTGAATCCCTATTCCTctaatccaaaaaaaaaaagcttattaaaaaagggaaaactcTTTCTTCTAAAAGGGCAGTCTCTTTGTGACTCtgataacaataaaaaataaatattataaattatattaatattaagaaACTAAAAGGAAAATCCTTAAACAAGTTCAAATTAAATACTAGCTTATATGGAAGATTCTCATACAAGATCTTCAGTAATAACCATGTTCCTTTGATGGTCCCACCCAAATTTGCTAATTTGTGGCTCTTGCATCATATTATATGCAATAGCTcattctttttcaagtttttatCCTATACTCTATATGGGGTTTCACTTTCAAGTTTGAATTTAGTAATTTTGTTGTAAAcattttttcaagttttagTAAATAACCCCTTCTAAAACCAATGTCAGCATTATATTTTCCTATATTATGCAAATCAATAATAGATGAAACTAATgcaacattttttttcataatttcactattttttttttgttcgtTTGGAACTTTGAGAAGCAATGGCTAAAGATGTAGTTATTATTTTCTACTATACaccaaatatttgattataaaaaaataatttctaaaagataaaaaaatatatctaataatatattaaaacttgCTTAACTTTATTCACATGATAAAACGTATAACATAAGCAACAACtaacaacaacaaaataataaaacactaataataacaaatgagaaaaaagCATAATAACTTGTAATGGCAAAAAAAATAACACTAAAATAGTCCTTAAAATAACAATATGCCTAACAAATGTTATTCCTCATTTTGCCTAATTGCTTGCCATtcattaaacatttaatttgcTAATTCCattctccaattactctaaaCATCAATGGGATCCATATTACTTTGTGGATCCTCCTCAACTACTATGTTGGTTTGAATATATTCCCTTGGATCAACTTTAATAGGAACAAAACTCATCTCTCTCCTAATAAAAGTATGAAGTAAACAACAAGCTATAATAATCTCATTATGTATCTTAATCAGATAAAATGATAGACTCCTAAAGATAACCCACCTCATTTTTAACAACCCAAAACACATCTTTTTAGTATTGGGAGTAATTGCATGTTTTGTATTAAAAAGTTCTTGAAGATTGCTTGGTTGATAGCATTGATGCCATTTATTCAAATGATATCATTGACCCTTAAAAGCTGCAAAAAAACCTTCACAATTTGTATAACTTACGTCAACTAGGTAATAGCAACCTATATAAAAAACACTAaataagttatttatttacttaacataatcatataatgaaaattttgaaataccTTCTTATTATCATAGGAAAGCTTACCATCAGGCACATTAAGTTCAGTCTCCTCCTTATTTCATCTCAAAAAACTCTACCATTAACTATAGACCGTTCCTAATtaggaagaacaaaaacaaattggaTGTGAAGTGTATATACACCTAATATATTTGTTGCAACATCCCCTTTATGAGTGCGatatgtaaatttattttcattttggtACCTTAACCTAGATATATGTCCCATCTATAACACCTAAACAATTGTAAAAATCAAatgtaataaattattataagtaAACCTATTGATgtcttatatatatagttacaAAGGTAATATGATAATTAATCTACCTTAAACCATTTCCATCGATTTTCTATAGAATTTGTTGGAATTGGTCAAATTTTCTAAACAAATGTTCTTGCAATTTCATCActgcatttaaaatattatgaaagtGCCGACTAATTGTCTCACCCgaccttttaaaatttaatttagttaCTTGATTCTTAACATGATGAGTAATATTATGTAAGAATATTGctaccttttttatttttgtggtTGGTTAGGCAACTTCCAATAGGAGGCATTATTATGTCATTATCTTTTGTCCAAAATGTTTTCCCCCTAGTTGGATACAATGAATACTTATAAACCTCAAgacatttttctctttcttatgCCAATCAGACACATAATCTTCAAGTCTTCTATTGTCCTGATATAATGGACAAATTGCATGAAGGCGTATAAtaccatttaatttccaaggcTTACATGTGCATTTCATATCTTTCATACTGACAATATGTAGATCATCTTTATGAATTATCTCAAATCCACCATCTCCATTCCAAGCTATATTGCAATTAAATGACTTCATTGTATTCTTCTTTACCTTGTCGATGCACTTGGTGTTACATcaactttctatttttttgcctttttcccttttccatGCATCTTGATCCTAACATTTACCCTTATTCCATCCAACATACTGATGACTGATTTAATCTTGACTCAGAGATCCAAATTTTGAATGCTTGTGCAATGTTCTTATCCACCACATCACACATTGATTTTGAATCCATGTAAGCCTGGCACCAATACTTTGGTGGCATCTCTaaaacatcattctctctatCCACTTGAATTTTAACTATGATCCGTAGATTACTATGCAACAGCTTTGCTACATACCCCACAACCTAGCATACTCCTTTATGTAAGTCCCTCTTCTCATGCATCAACTATTCTAGCCTTTTGATACATGCTCATTATGATATATACTCCCAACTCCTCTTTACATAACTCCTTTAAACCTCTATCTTTCAAACCTAGCTGAAATAATATCTCATCCTTGTTTTGTTTAAGAATGTATTTTGTAGACAAACTTATTCTCATTGTTTCTTATACACTTGTACTCATAGTGATATGTCTTTAGACAAAATTAATGATATTTAGAGTCATAGTTTGCAAACAATGTTCACAAGTAATTCTTCATGGCTACTTAATATATTAagtcaattttatttaaaaaaattattatttaattatgttaattttatatcaTTTACTTTTAATCATATATTCTTTCCTATTTAACTATTATCAATGCAAAAGACTTATAACgtcatatttatcttttacaaaagattcaatcaaattttttttttgattaattaaacaaCATCTAAGATTGACAAcatcaaaaatataaagatgGGTGAAAGATTCTATGTATTGAATATTGTAAATATAATGTCTCCAATGTAACACCTTAGTGACCAAGacttgaaattttgttttggaGGTTTTAAATTTGAACTCTAGAATAAATGGAATGAGATTTATGAAGATAGGAGAagattaagttttttttaattgtgcagtataaattatatataaaaaaattgtaaatatgATAAACTTATGCTTTGATTATATTCAAAGGATGCCTTTGTATTACTCTTATTTACAAGTGGCCGAATGTCAAATTTAATGGTTGAAttgttaaataataatatttataaacgTTTTATAAtcaagatattatttttttaaaattaaatgattaaaataaaaatttttaaaaagtcaagtaaccaaaaacaaatttcGTAAAGGATAAACCCGCTGGACCGATGACCCAGCCAGCAAGTCTAAATCCATATCATTCGGTTCGACCCGGTAACCCTTCTCAAAAGTTCATCATTCCAAATAAATTTCCCGTTTTCTTCGCATCCAGATTCTCTGCAAACCCTAATCGCAGATCCCAGCAAGAGAGACTCCCACTACCTTAGCGAACCGCCATGGATTACGCAGCTCGAAGGAGAAATCAAGGAGGCCTTTTCGAAGGTCTCTACAGAGTCATCATGCGACGCAACTCCGTCTACGTCACCTTCGTCATCGCCGGCGCTTTCCTGGGAGAACGGGTAAACTTTAATTCGTTTTTTGCATTGATTCTCTTTATTTCCACTTTCGATCCGTTGTTTCGattaaatttgattgttgATTGAAGAAAAGGTTAGGGTTTGTTTATTTACCGTTTGGTCTGAggattgttattttttattgattattttgtttttgattctAGATGGCGAGTTTCTAAAAATGTTTAGATATCGGCTGTTTTTTATGAGTTTTGGTCTAACGAGACAGAATGGTGAAGATTCTTATTGTAATTGATTTGACTTTTGCAGGCTGTGGATTATGGAGTTCATAAGCTCTGGGAATATAACAATGTTGGGGTACAATTTCTAATCTTACAAATATCAGTTTCTCCATTCCTTTTATAGCATATGCAGTTAAAATATGTATGGATTTATTTGGAATATTAGCAGTAAATTTGTTAATCAATTCATTATTACTTTGCACACTAACAGGCTGATTTGTATTTGATAGCATTGTGGAGTTTATAGTGACAAGTTGTTTAGACTGTTAATAGCACTGTAGGTTGCCTGAGGTGCCTCTCCTTTATCAGTTTTCTGTAACCGAGTGCATTCCATTGTGAATTTTAAAGTATCTGCAGTCTTTAGGAAATTGCCAATTTTCGTTTGACAACTGTCATTAAACTTCCACAGTTCCATTAGAGCCATTAGATGCTTGTGTCTTTAGAACCAGTTGCAAACTGTGGGACTTGTTGTTTGGGATAGGCTTTCTGGAGAAAGAATCTGGGAAGGATTGTAGTTTCCTTGTAAACTCAAATATCCTAAACTTTGAAATTTGgctttttaatgaaataaatgtTTCAATTCTGTGGAAGGCTGTAATGCCTGTTGAACTATTGCAGTGTTTGATTTTGTTATCAAGTGTCAAATAATGTTACTTTTACCTATTTCATATTGAATTCTTAAGCGATATTTCTTCAACTCTTCATGTCCTTGAATTACTTATGTCTGATAAATATCTGACTGACATGTGTATGAAGGTCGGACCCTttaaatatgaagaaaaacttagAAAGATTTGAACTACCTTGTTGGACCACATACATATGTCCAGCATTCACCTTCAGGTCTGAGTAAATAGCTCTTAAGCTGCATTGGTATTATCTTTGTGTCAGTTGTGTGCATTGTCCCGTGTAGCCAAAAATGATGGTATTGTTTTTGCTTCTTTGctctctctcctctcttcTCTTCCTAAATAAGATGACACATCTAGCATTCTCTAAAGCTGTAATTTCTTCTGTTCTTGCAAGTTGGAAGATGTGTTGCAATTTGATAAACAATTCTATAAATTTTGGCAGCTTATCCAATACAATGCACCCTCAAAATTGTTTGCCTAGTGGCTTGACAACTGCATGTTTGCTGATATTTGTCTGCAATCATCAATTACTTCCAGAGCTTAGGCATTTTTTCATTCTAGTAACTTGTACATTTGATATTATTGCTGTACGACAGAAACGGTATGAAGACATTCCAGTGCTAGGACAGAGGCAATCAGAGGAATGAAGTGAACATGCTCTTTCTGGATATTTTGAAGTTATTATTGAGGATTGGGTCTGAGCATGTATGTGTTAGGTAGCAATGCTCATTGTTGCAATAAAATGTTCTTTGTTTTGGTGGAACAAATTGTTTTTAACCATGAGTTGGTTGAATTATCTTTGGAAATTTTGGAGTATTTAGAATTATGGATGGCTACAATGTATACTGACTCGCTTAATGCATCCCCGTGCAATTTGCAATTGTGGAATGTAGAATAAGCTCAGCATGAATGACCAAACGCACATTTTCCATCATAGTTGCATTGGTCTCAAGGATTAGGTTCTGTATGCGTGTGATTGGTTGCCTTTAGTTGAATGTTGAGCGGTGATTTGAATGGAATTTGAGGGGTAAAAACCAGTCGCGGGCCATTTTTGTTTGGAAATGGCATGCACTTGGGGTAAAAACCTCACTTGACATCCGAAGTGGGAGTATCCTCTACTCTACTGCCCTGCAGTTGTCCATTGTTTTGTCAGTGAGCAGCTCCTATAGTGAAAACTGCTCTgtgtctcttttttttaaagtgcTTGTTCGTATACAATGGGAGAGAGCTATCATTTAAACTGCAAACTTGATCGACATTTTTTAAAGCTAATCTGAAGATTGATaggattcaatttcaattgCCAACATTGGATTCTTCTTCTACCTTGGaagttttaaattaaattaattgtcttttttattattttctaatgacataatatttaaaaaaaattaaattatttaagataatataaataagtttttatacttttattacgtttaattaagttattatatttttattttgaattaaataaatttttatatatttttttaaatcaattaaatttttatgattaataattgatttagaGCTTGTTCGATTGGGTAATTATGAagtttttttatgaaaacaataatttttaaaattaaattaaaattatttgataaatttac from Theobroma cacao cultivar B97-61/B2 chromosome 5, Criollo_cocoa_genome_V2, whole genome shotgun sequence carries:
- the LOC18598235 gene encoding cytochrome b-c1 complex subunit 9; this encodes MDYAARRRNQGGLFEGLYRVIMRRNSVYVTFVIAGAFLGERAVDYGVHKLWEYNNVGKRYEDIPVLGQRQSEE